One segment of Erigeron canadensis isolate Cc75 chromosome 2, C_canadensis_v1, whole genome shotgun sequence DNA contains the following:
- the LOC122587252 gene encoding cell number regulator 6-like, translating into MADGDNNPSRYVKLNKNQAPVEINPGELNQPIEVPQLNVRKCNECGQALPESFEPPAVEPWTTGIFGCAEDTESCRTGLFCPCVLFGRNYESLRDDYSSATTPCVLHAIFVEGGLALAATTAALHGFIDPRTSFLICEGVLFGWWMCGIYTGIVRQMLQKKYHLKNSPCDPCLVHCCMHWCALCQEHREMKGRLSDNFVMPMTLVNAPPVQQMNSSQDNQDSSSAPSSSANGHEHTDLEMQPI; encoded by the exons ATGGCGGATGGAGATAATAATCCATCACGATAtgtaaaattgaacaaaaatcAAGCGCCGGTTGAAATCAATCCCGGTGAACTTAATCAGCCGATTGAAGTTCCTCAG TTGAATGTTCGCAAGTGCAATGAATGTGGACAGGCTTTACCCGAGAGCTTTGAGCCTCCTGCTGTTGAGCCTTGGACTACTGGTATTTTTGGTTGTGCAGAAGATACTGAAAGTT GCAGGACAGGACTTTTTTGTCCTTGTGTTCTGTTTGGGCGTAACTACGAAAGCTTGAGAGATGACTATTCTTCTGCAACTACTCCATGTGTTCTTCATGCAATTTTCGTTGAGGGTGGTTTGGCACTTGCTGCAACAACAGCAGCATTGCATGGATTTATTGACCCGAGGACATCATTTCTCATTTGTGAAGGGGTTTTGTTTGGTTGGTGGATGTGTGGTATATACACCGGCATTGTTCGACAGATGTTACAGAAGAAATACCATCTTAAG AACTCTCCGTGTGATCCATGTTTGGTTCACTGCTGCATGCATTGGTGTGCTTTGTGTCAAGAACATAGGGAAATGAAGGGAAGGCTTTCTGATAACTTTGTGATGCCAATGACTCTGGTCAATGCCCCTCCTGTTCAACAAATGAACTCATCTCAAGACAATCAAGACTCATCTTCAGCACCATCGTCCTCTGCAAATGGCCATGAACATACCGACCTAGAGATGCAACCGATATGA
- the LOC122588052 gene encoding F-box protein At5g07610-like — MKKPKFNRLKTSSCSLLLLQLIGSNDDLLTEVLGRLPAKSIALYKSVSKQWLSLLTHPWFTLRFDKLVKSPGLYYHELYVPFDVQKPTTPPFSGLDFSPGDHIDGIRIVQSCNGLLLCCCDKYRGCSGNYYVLNPTTKKVAAIPFPPVIGDRPELIRLMGLAYHPTECAHYKLVCIHLHTDARGYEVSNENGHGTYNIQIYSSQTGEWKKLNQTFAPNGYTKFRYGVYWNGAFHWAPSCPNPMYLRLDTEEVQELPLPSPLPKRVTSSPIGHYDIYYAMPLYFGESRGHLHLVDTADDYYNNSLRLNVYEMLRDHSGWLSSTNWTFINSLLLTQT, encoded by the coding sequence ATGAAGAAACCCAAATTCAACCGACTCAAAACATCATCATGCTCCCTCTTGCTGCTGCAACTCATCGGTTCTAATGATGACCTTTTAACAGAAGTCCTTGGTCGTCTCCCAGCAAAGTCTATCGCTCTTTACAAATCTGTTTCGAAACAATGGCTATCCCTTTTAACTCACCCTTGGTTCACTCTTCGGTTTGACAAACTTGTAAAATCTCCTGGTCTGTATTATCATGAATTGTATGTCCCCTTTGATGTTCAAAAGCCAACCACCCCGCCTTTTTCTGGCCTTGATTTCTCCCCTGGTGATCATATCGATGGGATCAGAATAGTGCAATCTTGTAACGGGTTGCTGCTTTGCTGTTGCGATAAATACCGTGGATGTAGCGGTAACTACTACGTTTTGAATCCCACCACAAAGAAAGTTGCAGCCATCCCATTCCCACCTGTTATCGGGGATCGACCAGAGTTAATCCGATTAATGGGTCTGGCCTATCATCCAACCGAGTGCGCTCATTACAAACTTGTTTGTATTCATCTACATACTGATGCACGTGGGTATGAAGTGTCTAATGAGAATGGACATGGAACGTATAACATTCAAATATATTCGTCCCAGACAGGGGAATGGAAGAAACTAAATCAAACTTTCGCTCCCAATGGGTATACCAAGTTCAGATATGGAGTATATTGGAACGGAGCCTTTCACTGGGCACCCTCGTGTCCTAATCCCATGTACCTGAGGCTGGACACTGAAGAGGTTCAAGAATTGCCTTTGCCATCCCCTCTGCCCAAGCGGGTCACATCATCTCCAATTGGTCATTATGATATTTATTATGCTATGCCACTTTACTTTGGGGAATCACGTGGCCATCTACATCTGGTGGATACCGCAGATGATTATTACAACAATTCCTTACGTTTGAATGTGTATGAAATGCTGAGAGATCATTCCGGGTGGTTATCAAGTACCAACTGGACCTTCATCAACTCTCTGCTGCTTACCCAAACATGA
- the LOC122588879 gene encoding cell number regulator 6-like yields the protein MADGDEQLRYVKLNKNHGPVEINPGELNQPIQVPQLNVRTCDGCGQSLPESFEPPAIEPWTTGIFGCTEDRQSCYTGLFCPCVLFGRNYESVRDDYASATTPCVLHAIFIEGGLALAATMAAFHGIIDPTVSYYICEGLLFSWWMCGTYTGFFREMLQKKYHLENAPCDPCMVHCCLHWCALCQEHREMKGRLSDNFVMPMTLVNAPRVQQMNSAEDGQGPSSATSSSVNGHEHHTTLEMQAL from the exons ATGGCAGATGGAGATGAGCAACTGAGGTATGTAAAGCTGAACAAAAATCATGGGCCTGTTGAAATCAACCCAGGAGAGCTTAATCAGCCCATTCAAGTTCCTCAG TTGAATGTCCGCACCTGCGATGGATGTGGACAGTCTTTGCCAGAGAGCTTTGAGCCTCCTGCTATAGAGCCTTGGACCACTGGTATATTTGGCTGCACTGAAGATAGACAGAGCT GCTATACTGGACTTTTTTGTCCATGTGTTCTTTTTGGGCGCAATTATGAAAGCGTGAGAGATGACTATGCTTCTGCCACCACTCCTTGTGTTCTTCATGCAATTTTCATTGAAGGCGGTCTTGCCCTTGCCGCAACAATGGCAGCATTTCATGGAATTATTGACCCAACTGTGTCATATTACATCTGCGAGGGGTTGCTGTTCAGTTGGTGGATGTGTGGCACATACACAGGCTTCTTCCGAGAAATGTTACAGAAGAAATACCATCTTGAG AACGCACCATGTGATCCATGCATGGTGCATTGTTGCTTGCATTGGTGTGCTTTATGCCAAGAACACAGGGAAATGAAAGGCCGTCTTTCTGATAATTTTGTGATGCCAATGACTCTGGTCAACGCCCCTCGTGTTCAGCAAATGAACTCTGCTGAAGACGGTCAAGGGCCATCTTCTGCAACATCATCCTCAGTGAATGGCCATGAACATCATACCACCTTAGAGATGCAAGCGCTATGA